Proteins found in one Cardiocondyla obscurior isolate alpha-2009 linkage group LG03, Cobs3.1, whole genome shotgun sequence genomic segment:
- the LOC139101224 gene encoding uncharacterized protein isoform X2: MQCGLCTVVAGLFRRAMCIGGSRRGSGESCYQELATDMQERRHSQMERAKVELAKASDIVTRVKNAVREEEYTTFRRLSDGEQNLLDNLEIDRDRSKHVGRFLTMHKRRRKKLITRTLNQEPGILDDIFHGLVQCVLQRAGNWRFNAFMLDTFTGGRSLPIFCVHLFHYYGLFQHFNLDVVTVWKLFTFIEEGYHSTNPYHNSIHATDVTQAMHCFLQEKKIKTHLTNLEIMASLIAAVTHDLDHPGVNQPFLVATSNHLAALYQNTSVLENHHWRSAICCLLDSGVSAQLPANVRPDLQRHISSLILATDITRQQEFLIRLRDYLNNNSLEMKHAEDRHFILQIALKCADISNPCRPWDISRKWSYKVCEEFFRQGDYERRLNLSVTPLCDRHTTSIPKIQVGFIKHVVTPLYIEWHRFLGDGLSVSLMKYLKTNQKKWETLVNQEAIEEKESEISELDELEKVISSGEESIIDEDSGSIDLLIPATYVQTSRMPTLPGRVGLDRVGRRHSVPLNVSKSLHLNQISRRESLPSEQVKTKDSFLKLNSRNLLEPSSLSLLSSKNNIIKLSNVSLVERPVSVENLLPQTSIANITTSVEASKLNKVLQLNNQCNEQAKQLTRQQTFPPLQPHARMRYMSTTAEISQCYTQILESNDSCNYSHERLCSNNRHCSPSHDFNSYRQKIEDTFTKKQGSILLDTTKQKQSVNSKRRHSVQTIRTNSVSMHACKRPSSAQDTDYTQMFYASLTGSHSDKNKCVPDVCIAECKSNVDYNNEFRCRDVKFRVQELQTTLLSKKLDQYISSVKEAYTAQEPRRYSTSVTECKTITIDAGRRYTAIPVSSELSTHKVFFIGSPPDSPPSNHNVSSDSSNGSKINVDQSNKESNIFSDNIKELNQVKEKNAKTTKLGSNVQMKENVDPRTNDDFIKAFRRNNQGWAKRRGSAPVGLLSRLDDLTSTNTSTKVDHNCRRGSVPTDITKHQGIRHAF, translated from the exons TATACGACATTTAGGCGTTTATCAGATGGGGagcaaaatttattagacAATCTGGAGATCGATCGAGATAGATCCAAGCATGTTGGTCGATTTTTAACAATGCACAAGAGACGCCGTAAGAAACTTATTACCAGAACATTGAATCAAGAACCAGGTATCCTGGACGACATTTTCCATGGTCTGGTGCAG TGCGTGTTACAAAGAGCTGGAAATTGGAGATTTAATGCTTTCATGTTGGACACGTTCACAGGTG gTCGTTCGTTACCAATATTTTGCGTCCACCTCTTCCATTATTACGGACTTTTTCAACATTTCAACTTGGATGTCGTAACAGTATGGAAATTATTCA cttttATTGAGGAAGGCTATCACAGTACAAATCCTTACCACAACAGTATACATGCCACGGATGTTACACAAGCAATGCATTGCTTTCTTCaagaaaaaaag ATTAAAACGCATCTAACGAATTTAGAAATCATGGCTTCCTTAATAGCGGCTGTAACGCATGACTTAGATCATCCCGGTGTCAATCAACCGTTCTTGGTTGCAACGAGTAATCATTTAGCTGCGCTTTATCAG AATACTTCTGTTCTTGAAAATCATCACTGGAGATCAGCTATATGTTGTCTTTTAGACAGTGGAGTGTCGGCACAACTACCAGCTAATGTAAGACCAGATCTTCAACGACATATTAGTTCATTGATCTTAGCAACAGACATTACAAGACAACAAGAGTTTCTCATTCGTTTAAGG GATTATTTAAACAACAATTCACTTGAGATGAAACATGCGGAAGATCGTCATTTTATTCTTCAAATTGCGTTAAAATGCGCAGATATTTCTAATCCGTGTAGACCATGGGATATATCCAGAAAGTGGTCTTATAAAGTTTGTGAGGAATTCTTCAGGCAAGGGGATTACGAACGTCGTTTAAATCTTTCAGTAACACCGTTGTGCGATCGACATACCACCAGCATCCCAAAAATCCAAGTTGGTTTTATCAAACACGTCGTTACTCCTCTTTATATAGAATGGCATCGATTCCTTGGTGACGGTCTGAGTGTGtcattaatgaaatatttaaagacgaatcaaaaaaaatgggaaacgTTGGTCAATCAAGAAGCAATTGAAGAAAAAGAGTCTGAGATTTCTGAACTGGATGAACTTGAAAAGGTCATTAGTTCAGGCGAAGAATCAATTATCGATGAAGATTCAGGTAGTATCGATCTACTAATACCAGCAACTTACGTGCAAACGTCGCGGATGCCGACATTGCCAGGACGAGTTGGGCTTGATCGCGTTGGTAGACGTCATTCCGTTCCTCTAAACGTATCGAAATCACTGCACTTAAACCAAATTAGTAGAAGAGAAAGCTTACCGAGCGAACAAGTCAAAACAAAAGattcatttttgaaattaaatagcCGAAACCTTTTGGAGCCGAGCTCGTTGTCTTTATTGTCttccaaaaataatataattaaattgtcaaaTGTTAGCCTTGTCGAAAGACCAGTCAGCGTAGAAAACCTCTTGCCACAAACAAGTATCGCTAATATAACTACCAGTGTCGAGGCGTCAAAATTAAACAAGGTTCTACAATTGAATAATCAATGTAACGAGCAAGCTAAACAACTTACGCGGCAACAAACTTTTCCTCCGTTGCAACCACATGCTAGAATGAGATACATGTCTACAACCGCAGAAATATCGCAATGTTACACTCAAATTCTGGAATCTAACGACTCTTGTAATTATTCGCACGAAAGGTTGTGTTCAAACAATCGACATTGTTCGCCATCGCACGATTTTAATTCATATCGTCAAAAAATAGAGGATACATTTACCAAAAAACAAGGCTCAATTTTGTTGGACACAACAAAACAAAAACAATCGGTTAATTCCAAACGTCGTCATTCTGTACAGACTATTCGGACTAATTCTGTTTCAATGCACGCATGTAAAAGACCTTCTTCTGCTCAAGATACAGATTATACGCAGATGTTTTATGCATCGTTAACGGGCTCTCAtagtgacaaaaataaatgtgttCCCGACGTATGTATTGCAGAATGTAAATCGAATGTAGATTACAATAATGAATTTAGATGTCGTGATGTAAAATTCAGAGTTCAGGAACTGCAAACCACATTGTTATCCAAAAAACTAGATCAATATATTTCGTCGGTTAAAGAAGCATATACCGCACAAGAACCGCGAAGATATTCGACTTCTGTTACAGAATGTAAAACAATAACAATCGATGCAGGTAGACGATATACCGCAATACCTGTATCTTCTGAACTTAGCACTCACAAAGTGTTCTTTATTGGTAGTCCTCCAGATTCGCCACCTTCTAATCATAATGTGTCGAGTGACAGTAGCAATGGATCGAAGATAAATGTTGACCAATCGAATAAAGAATCTAATATTTTCTCTgacaatataaaagaattgaatcaagtaaaagaaaaaaatgcgaaaactACAAAGCTTGGTTCTAATGtacaaatgaaagaaaatgttgATCCTCGCACAAATGACGACTTCATCAAGGCATTTCGTAGAAACAAtcag gGCTGGGCAAAAAGACGCGGATCAGCTCCAGTTGGTCTGTTATCAAGATTAGACGATTTAACTTCGACAAATACATCTACCAAAGTTGATCATAATTGCAGACGTGGATCAGTACCAACTGATATTACAAAACATCAAGGTATCAGAcacgcgttttaa
- the LOC139101224 gene encoding uncharacterized protein isoform X1 has product MQCGLCTVVAGLFRRAMCIGGSRRGSGESCYQELATDMQERRHSQMERAKVELAKASDIVTRVKNAVREEEQYTTFRRLSDGEQNLLDNLEIDRDRSKHVGRFLTMHKRRRKKLITRTLNQEPGILDDIFHGLVQCVLQRAGNWRFNAFMLDTFTGGRSLPIFCVHLFHYYGLFQHFNLDVVTVWKLFTFIEEGYHSTNPYHNSIHATDVTQAMHCFLQEKKIKTHLTNLEIMASLIAAVTHDLDHPGVNQPFLVATSNHLAALYQNTSVLENHHWRSAICCLLDSGVSAQLPANVRPDLQRHISSLILATDITRQQEFLIRLRDYLNNNSLEMKHAEDRHFILQIALKCADISNPCRPWDISRKWSYKVCEEFFRQGDYERRLNLSVTPLCDRHTTSIPKIQVGFIKHVVTPLYIEWHRFLGDGLSVSLMKYLKTNQKKWETLVNQEAIEEKESEISELDELEKVISSGEESIIDEDSGSIDLLIPATYVQTSRMPTLPGRVGLDRVGRRHSVPLNVSKSLHLNQISRRESLPSEQVKTKDSFLKLNSRNLLEPSSLSLLSSKNNIIKLSNVSLVERPVSVENLLPQTSIANITTSVEASKLNKVLQLNNQCNEQAKQLTRQQTFPPLQPHARMRYMSTTAEISQCYTQILESNDSCNYSHERLCSNNRHCSPSHDFNSYRQKIEDTFTKKQGSILLDTTKQKQSVNSKRRHSVQTIRTNSVSMHACKRPSSAQDTDYTQMFYASLTGSHSDKNKCVPDVCIAECKSNVDYNNEFRCRDVKFRVQELQTTLLSKKLDQYISSVKEAYTAQEPRRYSTSVTECKTITIDAGRRYTAIPVSSELSTHKVFFIGSPPDSPPSNHNVSSDSSNGSKINVDQSNKESNIFSDNIKELNQVKEKNAKTTKLGSNVQMKENVDPRTNDDFIKAFRRNNQGWAKRRGSAPVGLLSRLDDLTSTNTSTKVDHNCRRGSVPTDITKHQGIRHAF; this is encoded by the exons CAGTATACGACATTTAGGCGTTTATCAGATGGGGagcaaaatttattagacAATCTGGAGATCGATCGAGATAGATCCAAGCATGTTGGTCGATTTTTAACAATGCACAAGAGACGCCGTAAGAAACTTATTACCAGAACATTGAATCAAGAACCAGGTATCCTGGACGACATTTTCCATGGTCTGGTGCAG TGCGTGTTACAAAGAGCTGGAAATTGGAGATTTAATGCTTTCATGTTGGACACGTTCACAGGTG gTCGTTCGTTACCAATATTTTGCGTCCACCTCTTCCATTATTACGGACTTTTTCAACATTTCAACTTGGATGTCGTAACAGTATGGAAATTATTCA cttttATTGAGGAAGGCTATCACAGTACAAATCCTTACCACAACAGTATACATGCCACGGATGTTACACAAGCAATGCATTGCTTTCTTCaagaaaaaaag ATTAAAACGCATCTAACGAATTTAGAAATCATGGCTTCCTTAATAGCGGCTGTAACGCATGACTTAGATCATCCCGGTGTCAATCAACCGTTCTTGGTTGCAACGAGTAATCATTTAGCTGCGCTTTATCAG AATACTTCTGTTCTTGAAAATCATCACTGGAGATCAGCTATATGTTGTCTTTTAGACAGTGGAGTGTCGGCACAACTACCAGCTAATGTAAGACCAGATCTTCAACGACATATTAGTTCATTGATCTTAGCAACAGACATTACAAGACAACAAGAGTTTCTCATTCGTTTAAGG GATTATTTAAACAACAATTCACTTGAGATGAAACATGCGGAAGATCGTCATTTTATTCTTCAAATTGCGTTAAAATGCGCAGATATTTCTAATCCGTGTAGACCATGGGATATATCCAGAAAGTGGTCTTATAAAGTTTGTGAGGAATTCTTCAGGCAAGGGGATTACGAACGTCGTTTAAATCTTTCAGTAACACCGTTGTGCGATCGACATACCACCAGCATCCCAAAAATCCAAGTTGGTTTTATCAAACACGTCGTTACTCCTCTTTATATAGAATGGCATCGATTCCTTGGTGACGGTCTGAGTGTGtcattaatgaaatatttaaagacgaatcaaaaaaaatgggaaacgTTGGTCAATCAAGAAGCAATTGAAGAAAAAGAGTCTGAGATTTCTGAACTGGATGAACTTGAAAAGGTCATTAGTTCAGGCGAAGAATCAATTATCGATGAAGATTCAGGTAGTATCGATCTACTAATACCAGCAACTTACGTGCAAACGTCGCGGATGCCGACATTGCCAGGACGAGTTGGGCTTGATCGCGTTGGTAGACGTCATTCCGTTCCTCTAAACGTATCGAAATCACTGCACTTAAACCAAATTAGTAGAAGAGAAAGCTTACCGAGCGAACAAGTCAAAACAAAAGattcatttttgaaattaaatagcCGAAACCTTTTGGAGCCGAGCTCGTTGTCTTTATTGTCttccaaaaataatataattaaattgtcaaaTGTTAGCCTTGTCGAAAGACCAGTCAGCGTAGAAAACCTCTTGCCACAAACAAGTATCGCTAATATAACTACCAGTGTCGAGGCGTCAAAATTAAACAAGGTTCTACAATTGAATAATCAATGTAACGAGCAAGCTAAACAACTTACGCGGCAACAAACTTTTCCTCCGTTGCAACCACATGCTAGAATGAGATACATGTCTACAACCGCAGAAATATCGCAATGTTACACTCAAATTCTGGAATCTAACGACTCTTGTAATTATTCGCACGAAAGGTTGTGTTCAAACAATCGACATTGTTCGCCATCGCACGATTTTAATTCATATCGTCAAAAAATAGAGGATACATTTACCAAAAAACAAGGCTCAATTTTGTTGGACACAACAAAACAAAAACAATCGGTTAATTCCAAACGTCGTCATTCTGTACAGACTATTCGGACTAATTCTGTTTCAATGCACGCATGTAAAAGACCTTCTTCTGCTCAAGATACAGATTATACGCAGATGTTTTATGCATCGTTAACGGGCTCTCAtagtgacaaaaataaatgtgttCCCGACGTATGTATTGCAGAATGTAAATCGAATGTAGATTACAATAATGAATTTAGATGTCGTGATGTAAAATTCAGAGTTCAGGAACTGCAAACCACATTGTTATCCAAAAAACTAGATCAATATATTTCGTCGGTTAAAGAAGCATATACCGCACAAGAACCGCGAAGATATTCGACTTCTGTTACAGAATGTAAAACAATAACAATCGATGCAGGTAGACGATATACCGCAATACCTGTATCTTCTGAACTTAGCACTCACAAAGTGTTCTTTATTGGTAGTCCTCCAGATTCGCCACCTTCTAATCATAATGTGTCGAGTGACAGTAGCAATGGATCGAAGATAAATGTTGACCAATCGAATAAAGAATCTAATATTTTCTCTgacaatataaaagaattgaatcaagtaaaagaaaaaaatgcgaaaactACAAAGCTTGGTTCTAATGtacaaatgaaagaaaatgttgATCCTCGCACAAATGACGACTTCATCAAGGCATTTCGTAGAAACAAtcag gGCTGGGCAAAAAGACGCGGATCAGCTCCAGTTGGTCTGTTATCAAGATTAGACGATTTAACTTCGACAAATACATCTACCAAAGTTGATCATAATTGCAGACGTGGATCAGTACCAACTGATATTACAAAACATCAAGGTATCAGAcacgcgttttaa
- the LOC139101224 gene encoding uncharacterized protein isoform X3: protein MQCGLCTVVAGLFRRAMCIGGSRRGSGESCYQELATDMQERRHSQMERAKVELAKASDIVTRVKNAVREEEQYTTFRRLSDGEQNLLDNLEIDRDRSKHVGRFLTMHKRRRKKLITRTLNQEPGILDDIFHGLVQCVLQRAGNWRFNAFMLDTFTGGRSLPIFCVHLFHYYGLFQHFNLDVVTVWKLFTFIEEGYHSTNPYHNSIHATDVTQAMHCFLQEKKNTSVLENHHWRSAICCLLDSGVSAQLPANVRPDLQRHISSLILATDITRQQEFLIRLRDYLNNNSLEMKHAEDRHFILQIALKCADISNPCRPWDISRKWSYKVCEEFFRQGDYERRLNLSVTPLCDRHTTSIPKIQVGFIKHVVTPLYIEWHRFLGDGLSVSLMKYLKTNQKKWETLVNQEAIEEKESEISELDELEKVISSGEESIIDEDSGSIDLLIPATYVQTSRMPTLPGRVGLDRVGRRHSVPLNVSKSLHLNQISRRESLPSEQVKTKDSFLKLNSRNLLEPSSLSLLSSKNNIIKLSNVSLVERPVSVENLLPQTSIANITTSVEASKLNKVLQLNNQCNEQAKQLTRQQTFPPLQPHARMRYMSTTAEISQCYTQILESNDSCNYSHERLCSNNRHCSPSHDFNSYRQKIEDTFTKKQGSILLDTTKQKQSVNSKRRHSVQTIRTNSVSMHACKRPSSAQDTDYTQMFYASLTGSHSDKNKCVPDVCIAECKSNVDYNNEFRCRDVKFRVQELQTTLLSKKLDQYISSVKEAYTAQEPRRYSTSVTECKTITIDAGRRYTAIPVSSELSTHKVFFIGSPPDSPPSNHNVSSDSSNGSKINVDQSNKESNIFSDNIKELNQVKEKNAKTTKLGSNVQMKENVDPRTNDDFIKAFRRNNQGWAKRRGSAPVGLLSRLDDLTSTNTSTKVDHNCRRGSVPTDITKHQGIRHAF, encoded by the exons CAGTATACGACATTTAGGCGTTTATCAGATGGGGagcaaaatttattagacAATCTGGAGATCGATCGAGATAGATCCAAGCATGTTGGTCGATTTTTAACAATGCACAAGAGACGCCGTAAGAAACTTATTACCAGAACATTGAATCAAGAACCAGGTATCCTGGACGACATTTTCCATGGTCTGGTGCAG TGCGTGTTACAAAGAGCTGGAAATTGGAGATTTAATGCTTTCATGTTGGACACGTTCACAGGTG gTCGTTCGTTACCAATATTTTGCGTCCACCTCTTCCATTATTACGGACTTTTTCAACATTTCAACTTGGATGTCGTAACAGTATGGAAATTATTCA cttttATTGAGGAAGGCTATCACAGTACAAATCCTTACCACAACAGTATACATGCCACGGATGTTACACAAGCAATGCATTGCTTTCTTCaagaaaaaaag AATACTTCTGTTCTTGAAAATCATCACTGGAGATCAGCTATATGTTGTCTTTTAGACAGTGGAGTGTCGGCACAACTACCAGCTAATGTAAGACCAGATCTTCAACGACATATTAGTTCATTGATCTTAGCAACAGACATTACAAGACAACAAGAGTTTCTCATTCGTTTAAGG GATTATTTAAACAACAATTCACTTGAGATGAAACATGCGGAAGATCGTCATTTTATTCTTCAAATTGCGTTAAAATGCGCAGATATTTCTAATCCGTGTAGACCATGGGATATATCCAGAAAGTGGTCTTATAAAGTTTGTGAGGAATTCTTCAGGCAAGGGGATTACGAACGTCGTTTAAATCTTTCAGTAACACCGTTGTGCGATCGACATACCACCAGCATCCCAAAAATCCAAGTTGGTTTTATCAAACACGTCGTTACTCCTCTTTATATAGAATGGCATCGATTCCTTGGTGACGGTCTGAGTGTGtcattaatgaaatatttaaagacgaatcaaaaaaaatgggaaacgTTGGTCAATCAAGAAGCAATTGAAGAAAAAGAGTCTGAGATTTCTGAACTGGATGAACTTGAAAAGGTCATTAGTTCAGGCGAAGAATCAATTATCGATGAAGATTCAGGTAGTATCGATCTACTAATACCAGCAACTTACGTGCAAACGTCGCGGATGCCGACATTGCCAGGACGAGTTGGGCTTGATCGCGTTGGTAGACGTCATTCCGTTCCTCTAAACGTATCGAAATCACTGCACTTAAACCAAATTAGTAGAAGAGAAAGCTTACCGAGCGAACAAGTCAAAACAAAAGattcatttttgaaattaaatagcCGAAACCTTTTGGAGCCGAGCTCGTTGTCTTTATTGTCttccaaaaataatataattaaattgtcaaaTGTTAGCCTTGTCGAAAGACCAGTCAGCGTAGAAAACCTCTTGCCACAAACAAGTATCGCTAATATAACTACCAGTGTCGAGGCGTCAAAATTAAACAAGGTTCTACAATTGAATAATCAATGTAACGAGCAAGCTAAACAACTTACGCGGCAACAAACTTTTCCTCCGTTGCAACCACATGCTAGAATGAGATACATGTCTACAACCGCAGAAATATCGCAATGTTACACTCAAATTCTGGAATCTAACGACTCTTGTAATTATTCGCACGAAAGGTTGTGTTCAAACAATCGACATTGTTCGCCATCGCACGATTTTAATTCATATCGTCAAAAAATAGAGGATACATTTACCAAAAAACAAGGCTCAATTTTGTTGGACACAACAAAACAAAAACAATCGGTTAATTCCAAACGTCGTCATTCTGTACAGACTATTCGGACTAATTCTGTTTCAATGCACGCATGTAAAAGACCTTCTTCTGCTCAAGATACAGATTATACGCAGATGTTTTATGCATCGTTAACGGGCTCTCAtagtgacaaaaataaatgtgttCCCGACGTATGTATTGCAGAATGTAAATCGAATGTAGATTACAATAATGAATTTAGATGTCGTGATGTAAAATTCAGAGTTCAGGAACTGCAAACCACATTGTTATCCAAAAAACTAGATCAATATATTTCGTCGGTTAAAGAAGCATATACCGCACAAGAACCGCGAAGATATTCGACTTCTGTTACAGAATGTAAAACAATAACAATCGATGCAGGTAGACGATATACCGCAATACCTGTATCTTCTGAACTTAGCACTCACAAAGTGTTCTTTATTGGTAGTCCTCCAGATTCGCCACCTTCTAATCATAATGTGTCGAGTGACAGTAGCAATGGATCGAAGATAAATGTTGACCAATCGAATAAAGAATCTAATATTTTCTCTgacaatataaaagaattgaatcaagtaaaagaaaaaaatgcgaaaactACAAAGCTTGGTTCTAATGtacaaatgaaagaaaatgttgATCCTCGCACAAATGACGACTTCATCAAGGCATTTCGTAGAAACAAtcag gGCTGGGCAAAAAGACGCGGATCAGCTCCAGTTGGTCTGTTATCAAGATTAGACGATTTAACTTCGACAAATACATCTACCAAAGTTGATCATAATTGCAGACGTGGATCAGTACCAACTGATATTACAAAACATCAAGGTATCAGAcacgcgttttaa